The proteins below come from a single Kryptolebias marmoratus isolate JLee-2015 linkage group LG12, ASM164957v2, whole genome shotgun sequence genomic window:
- the fam117aa gene encoding protein FAM117A isoform X1, whose product MSARSGAGGAPRSCSTPSLKPLRATVPFQLQRGSGPLCRELRTADRTAARPPKPTIRRTLSLDTIVGPYLQGQWPREAEGTTAACGNDKATQTPSSWTEETRGRRSVGGHKRSASWGSAEHLKEVAKLRHQLQKRSRNAPPSAGCEPHQHQALPAGHAAGITQTVPMMPLNRLAPRLRRSVEGLSLELEEVFVSEKPDDQHEILDIPDGRRAPVPLQRCSSGSQSESSPGPLDPSLLSPSQSPCPLDSSLVSPSSSPRPLSSSLLSPSQSPCPMGEPEPVDCETSCPSPSTSLPSFALELPVMQPCSSSPRPNKTFSFQRVPPEGCERIQVCEETMSACQDEHLLQPSCPDPNKVNFTPHGGSAFCPVSLLKPLLPSMDLLFRGLSVSPVTGCSGQASPTRHLGMQ is encoded by the exons ATGTCGGCGAGGAGCGGAGCCGGAGGAGCCCCCCGGAGCTGCAGCACCCCCAGCCTGAAGCCCCTCCGGGCCACCGTCCCGTTCCAGCTTCAGAGGGGCTCGGGTCCGCTCTGCAGGGAGCTCAGGACGg CAGACAGAACGGCAGCTCGCCCACCGAAGCCCACCATCCGTAGAACCCTGTCTTTGGACACGATCGTCGGCCCCTACCTGCAGGGCCAGTGGCCCCGAGAGGCGGAGGGCACCACGGCCGCCTGCGGCAACGACAAGGCCACGCAG acGCCGAGTTCCTGGACAGAGGAGACTCGTGGAAGGAGGAGTGTCGGCGGCCATAAGCGCTCAGCATCTTGGGGCAGTGCAGAGCACCTGAAGGAG GTGGCCAAGCTGAGGCACCAGCTGCAGAAACGTTCTCGAAACGCTCCTCCATCTGCAGGATGTGAGCCCCACCAGCACCAAGCCCTGCCAGCAGGACATGCAGCAGGCATCACCCAG ACAGTACCCATGATGCCTCTGAACAGACTGGCCCCGAGGCTAAGAAGGAGCGTGGAGGGCCTCAGtttggagctggaggaggtgttTGTGTCTGAGAAACCAGATGATCAGCATGAG attttagatATCCCAGATGGCCGCCGGGCTCCTGTCCCCCTTCAGAGATGCAGCAGCGGCTCTCAGAGCGAGTCTTCGCCGGGACCCTTGGATCCGTCCCTCCTGTCTCCTTCTCAGTCTCCTTGTCCTCTCGACTCATCGCTCGTGTCTCCTTCGAGTTCCCCCCGTCCTCTGAGTTCATCGCTCTTGTCTCCTTCTCAGTCACCCTGCCCCATGGGAGAGCCAG AACCCGTGGACTGTGAGACCTCGTGTCCGTCTCCATCAACATCCCTCCCTTCGTTTGCACTGGAGCTTCCTGTGATGCAGCCCTGCTCTTCTTCCCCTCGGCCAAACAAAACCTTCTCCTTTCAGCGTGTGCCGCCGGAAGGCTGCGAGCGAATTCAAGTCTGTGAGGAAACAAT GTCTGCTTGTCAGGATGAACATCTCCTCCAGCCGTCCTGCCCAGACCCAAATAAAGTCAACTTTACCCCCCATGGAGGCTCTGCTTTCTGCCCTGTCAGCCTTCTGAAACCTCTGCTGCCCTCCATGGACCTCCTCTTCCGCGGCCTATCAGTGTCTCCCGTCACCGGCTGCTCCGGTCAGGCCTCTCCTACCAGGCACCTGGGCATGCAGTAG
- the fam117aa gene encoding protein FAM117A isoform X2, giving the protein MNGPSLAPNQSVLINPAPAGRRSRVNVKKSTPSSWTEETRGRRSVGGHKRSASWGSAEHLKEVAKLRHQLQKRSRNAPPSAGCEPHQHQALPAGHAAGITQTVPMMPLNRLAPRLRRSVEGLSLELEEVFVSEKPDDQHEILDIPDGRRAPVPLQRCSSGSQSESSPGPLDPSLLSPSQSPCPLDSSLVSPSSSPRPLSSSLLSPSQSPCPMGEPEPVDCETSCPSPSTSLPSFALELPVMQPCSSSPRPNKTFSFQRVPPEGCERIQVCEETMSACQDEHLLQPSCPDPNKVNFTPHGGSAFCPVSLLKPLLPSMDLLFRGLSVSPVTGCSGQASPTRHLGMQ; this is encoded by the exons ATGAACGGCCCGTCCTTGGCTCCCAACCAGTCGGTTCTGATCAACCCGGCTCCTGCTGGAAGAAGATCAAGAGTCAATGTGAAGAAATCG acGCCGAGTTCCTGGACAGAGGAGACTCGTGGAAGGAGGAGTGTCGGCGGCCATAAGCGCTCAGCATCTTGGGGCAGTGCAGAGCACCTGAAGGAG GTGGCCAAGCTGAGGCACCAGCTGCAGAAACGTTCTCGAAACGCTCCTCCATCTGCAGGATGTGAGCCCCACCAGCACCAAGCCCTGCCAGCAGGACATGCAGCAGGCATCACCCAG ACAGTACCCATGATGCCTCTGAACAGACTGGCCCCGAGGCTAAGAAGGAGCGTGGAGGGCCTCAGtttggagctggaggaggtgttTGTGTCTGAGAAACCAGATGATCAGCATGAG attttagatATCCCAGATGGCCGCCGGGCTCCTGTCCCCCTTCAGAGATGCAGCAGCGGCTCTCAGAGCGAGTCTTCGCCGGGACCCTTGGATCCGTCCCTCCTGTCTCCTTCTCAGTCTCCTTGTCCTCTCGACTCATCGCTCGTGTCTCCTTCGAGTTCCCCCCGTCCTCTGAGTTCATCGCTCTTGTCTCCTTCTCAGTCACCCTGCCCCATGGGAGAGCCAG AACCCGTGGACTGTGAGACCTCGTGTCCGTCTCCATCAACATCCCTCCCTTCGTTTGCACTGGAGCTTCCTGTGATGCAGCCCTGCTCTTCTTCCCCTCGGCCAAACAAAACCTTCTCCTTTCAGCGTGTGCCGCCGGAAGGCTGCGAGCGAATTCAAGTCTGTGAGGAAACAAT GTCTGCTTGTCAGGATGAACATCTCCTCCAGCCGTCCTGCCCAGACCCAAATAAAGTCAACTTTACCCCCCATGGAGGCTCTGCTTTCTGCCCTGTCAGCCTTCTGAAACCTCTGCTGCCCTCCATGGACCTCCTCTTCCGCGGCCTATCAGTGTCTCCCGTCACCGGCTGCTCCGGTCAGGCCTCTCCTACCAGGCACCTGGGCATGCAGTAG
- the slc35b1 gene encoding solute carrier family 35 member B1: MAAGKGTGKPASLWDNMRIRFIVCFLGVFVCYFYYGILQETITRGDYGGEKFTFAQTLVFIQCIINSVFAKLLIQCLEGSKPDHTKNWIYGLCSLSYLGAMVSSNSALQYVNYPTQVLGKSCKPIPVMILGVTILRKKYPLAKYLCVLLIVSGVALFLYKPNKSSAVTDDHIFGFGEILLLVSLTLDGLTGVAQDHMRARFQTSANHMMLNINMWSTLVLGLAVLWTGEVWEFLTFAERHPSIFYNILLFGLTSALGQTFIFMTVVYFGPLTCSIVTTTRKFFTILGSVILFGNVMTGMQWIGTILVFLGLGLDAKFGKAPKKTTH; encoded by the exons ATGGCTGCGGGAAAGGGAACTGGGAAGCCCGCCTCGCTGTGGGACAATATGCGGATTAGGTTTATCGTTTGCTTTCTCGGAGTCTTcgtctgttatttttattacgGGATCCTACAAGAGACAAT CACTCGGGGTGACTACGGAGGGGAGAAGTTCACATTTGCACAAACACTGGTCTTCATCCAGTGCAtcataaattctgtttttgctaAGCTCT taATCCAGTGTTTAGAGGGCTCCAAACCAGATCACACCAAGAACTGGATCTATGGCTTGTGTTCCCTCTCTTACCTCGGAGCCATGGTGTCCAGTAACTCAGCCCTTCAGTACGTCAACTACCCCACACAG GTCTTGGGGAAATCCTGCAAGCCAATACCAG TGATGATTCTCGGTGTAACGATACTGAGGAAGAAATACCCTCTGGCGAAGTACCTGTGTGTGCTGCTGATCGTCAGCGGTGTCGCTTTGTTTCTCTACAAACCCAACAAGAGCTCAGCTGTGACGGATGACCACATTTTTGGCTTTGGAGAGATTCTACTT TTAGTCTCTCTGACACTGGACGGCCTGACTGGTGTGGCCCAGGACCACATGAGAGCCCGCTTCCAGACGAGCGCCAACCACATGATGCTAAACATCAACATGTGGTCCACTCTGGTACTGGGCCTGG CGGTGCTGTGGACCGGAGAAGTGTGGGAGTTCCTGACTTTCGCCGAGCGCCACCCCAGCATCTTCTACAACATTCTTCTGTTTGGTCTGACCAGTGCTTTGGGCCAG ACCTTCATCTTCATGACGGTGGTGTACTTCGGACCTCTGACCTGCTCTATTGTCACCACTACGAGGAAATTCTTCACCATCCTCGGCTCGGTCATCCTGTTTGGTAACGTCATGACTGGGATGCAGTGGATCGGCACCATCCTGGTGTTCCTTG gtctTGGTTTGGATGCTAAATTTGGCAAAGCCCCCAAGAAGACAACTCACTAA